In Roseofilum capinflatum BLCC-M114, the DNA window CCAATGCCAGTAAAATCAGATCTAATTGGGCTTTGATATTGTCAAGTTGCTCTGGATCGGGAGTTTGATCCAAGGGCAATTGAGACAATGGGGACGTTGATTTAGGCGACTTCACGGGTGAAGGCATACTTTAAGCATAGGGGATGGTATTGATTCTAGTGTGAGTGTTACAGGTTTGGAAACCAGTTTTTGCAGAATGGGGCGTTGTGAATAAAAAACCCCCAGCCGCTAAGAACTGGGGGTGAGATAGGAATCAGGGTGCATCTATTGACTCTTGTTCCCCTAGATAAAAGACGGCTCCGGATCAAATAAAAATTAGACCTGCGTCTGAGATAGGACAATTGGTAAACTGGCCAAGCGATCGCCACACCAATGACTACAACTCCCCATAATAAAGAATCTGCTTGCGAGAATACCAATCTCAACCCTAACCATCATGAATGCAACCGACCTCGCCTTTACTCCAGCCACAGAACAGGCCCAACTGATCCGCAGCAAACAAGTTTCTCCCCTAGAATTAGTTGAACTCTATCTCGACCGTATCGCCACCTATGACGGCCAACTGGGTAGCTACTTTACTGTCATGGGTGAAGAGGCGATCGCCGATGCTAAAGCGAAAACGGAAATCCTGGCTCAACATCCCACGGATCTCCCCCCTTTCTTTGGCGTTCCCATTCCCGTCAAAGACCTCAAACGAGTCAAAGACGTGCGCTGTTGTTTTGGAGTGGCTGCCCTAAAAAACGAAATGGCCACCGAAGATGATGGCATCGTTACCAAACTGCGAGAGGCTGGATTTATTCTCCTCGGTAAAACTGCCACCTCTCAAGTCGGTTCCATGCCCTTTACCGAACCCCCCGGCTTTCCTCCTACCCGTAACCCGTGGAACCTAGAGCATACCTCTGGAGGCTCTAGTGGGGGCGCTTCGTCTGCCTTAGCTGCTGGCTTATGTCCCATTGCCCATGGATCGGATGGCGGCGGTTCAGTCCGGGGGCCTGCCGCCTGTTGTGGAGTTGTCGGTTTAAAGCCCTCGCGGGGTAGAATTTCCTTCGCTCCCCTCGGCGATAGTCTCCACGGTTTAGGAACCAATGGGGTTTTAGCCCGCAACATTGCTGATACGGCCACTTTACTCGATGCCATGGCGGGTTATATCACGGGAGACCCCTATTGGTTGCCCGATCCTCCGATTCCCTTTGCCCAAAGTTACCAAAAGCCTCTTTCTTCTCTGCGAATTGCCTTTAGTCCTAACCTATCTGACTTTGGTTTGGCTACCCCAGAGTATCAACAAGCCGTGACTGATACGGCCAAGGTCTTAGCCGATCTGGGTCATCACTTAGAAGAAGCTTGTCCGGCAGTTGCTGATATAAAAGAACCTTTTACCACCATTTGGCAGTCTGGAGTCGCTGCTTCTGGTTTGCCTCTGCAACTGTTGGAGCCGATCAATCAATGGTTAGCCTCTGGTACGGTGAACGCGGGTCAATACCTGCAAGCAGTTGGTCAAATGCAGAGGATTAGCCGTCGGATTGTGGCCTTTTGGGATTGCTATGATGTTTTACTGTTGCCGGTTTATTTGCATCCGCCGATTAAAGTGGGAGAATGGGCTGGTTTAGACCCGGCTCAAGCCTTTGAAAAAGTTACCCATTGGGTTGCTCCGTGCGCTCCCTTTAATGCTACGGGACAACCGGCGATCGCTCTTCCTGTGGGGTTTGGCGATCGGGGTTTACCCCTGAGTGTACAACTGGTGGGCAAACCGGGTGCAGAAGCTACTCTTTTATCCTTAGCGGCTCAGTTAGAACCGATTTATAATTGGGGTCAATATCGTCCCTCTTCCTATGGACAAAGGGAGATATGATTGCGGGGATGGGTTATAGACGATCATGTATACTTACGCCTTGATTAAAACACCCTCTACGGCTCTAGAACTGCCTCCAGGATTGGTGGGTGATTTAGAGCTGGTGGGCACTCCCCAGTTAGCGGCTATTACTGAGCCACGGATGTCGCCGACTAAAATGGAGGCGCTGGTTCAAGATGATGGACTTCTAGAGCAAGCTTATATTCATTATGGGGTCGTGGTCTGTGATTTATTTGCCAAGACTACGATTTTACCTCTGAAATTTTACCATTGTTTCCGCGATCGCCCGGCCCTAGAAGAGCATCTCAGCACCCATCAAGACCAGTATCTGAAAAGGCTCCATACCTTGGAAGGGAAAGGGGAATATATCTTAAAGGCGTTTCCCAAACCCCTAGAGCTTCCCCCCTTAGAGAAGGAACAAAAGGGAAAAGCCTACTTTCTGGCCAAGAAACGCCGCTATCAGGAGCAGCAAGAGTATCAAAACCGGCAAGAGGAACAATGGGATAGGCTGACGGAGCAAGTGCTGGCGCTCTATCCAGAGGCTATTATTCCTGAATCCGAAGACGAAAAACGAGAACTGTTTTGGTTAGGAGACAAGAATGGGCGATCGCCCTTAGACCAACACTTATTAACCTGGCAAGAGCTATGCCCCGATTGGGATTTACACTTGAGCGATCCGATCCCACCCTACGATTTTTTAGCGGGATAAGCTTTACGGTTCTTGAACATTCTGCCTAAGCATTGGGGAGGAAGTCCGAAAGACTTCCTCATTCTCTTCAAAAGCGACTAAATCAATCCGCAGGGGGCCGGCTGTATAGGTAGTTTCCGAGGCGATCGCTTGAATGGTGATTCGGGTCGGGTTTTCTTGAATTTTCTCTACAAAATTCATCAAGGTTTCCGGCGAACCATCGCCCACTTGTAAGCGGCTTTCTAAAATCCCTCCTCGACGGGCCCGAAAGCGACAAGATTCGATCAAAATTCCAATTTGTTCGATTAATTCCTCTTCACTCATGGTCGCGCCATTGGTTATGCCAGTGGCGATCACTTCTCCAGATTCAAATACTACTTGATTTAAGGCCACATCCGCAAAAATTTCCACATTCGATTCGCCGCGAATATAGTTGCCTGCCGACAACAACCGAACCACATATTCTTGACCATCAGCAATTCGTTCTTGCAACTGTTTTACTTGGTCTTCAGTGACTTGAATGACTTGCTCATTGAGTTGGCCTGTTCCTGGTTTCACCTGTTCTCTAGCCGATTGATTGGCAATTTCCAATAACCGATTAACCGCTTGTACAGAACCTTGGGGATCAAGAATTTCTACGACCACAGAAGCCAGGATTTGTCCGCGCAATAAAGCCAAGTTTCCTTGACGTAAATCTTGATAATCTTGATAATATTGTTCAAAGATCCTCACTTGTCGCTCTAAAAATTTCTGTTGATTTTCGAGTTCTTTTAATCGCTCCTCTCGCTCTTCAATGACTTGATTGCGATCCTCAATTTCCCGATCGCGGTTTTCGATCTCCTCATCTCGCTGGGCAATTAACTCATTGCGTTCAGCAATTTCTTCATCTCGTTGTGCAATTTGGGACTTAACCTCATTTTGCTGACGAATTAATTCTTCCCGCTCGGATCTCAGTTGCTCTAATTCTGATCGTAGCGTTTCGGTTTGAACATTGACTCTTTGCAGTTGATCTTGGGCTTGTTGAAATTTTCCCATGACCTGCTGTAACTGAACTTGGGTTTTCTCAAAATTGGCTTGAATCTCCCTTAACTGGGCTTGAGTTTTGTCCAAGTTTTCCTCGGTGGCCGATTTTTGGGCAATCACTGTCTGCAAACTGGCATTGAGATTATCTAAATTTTCTTGTACCAGTTCCCGTTCTGCTCGAGCCTGAGCGAGGTCAATTTCAATCTGGGCCTTTTGCGCTTGAGTTGATTGGAGTTCTCGACGAGCTTGACGCAGTTTACGCTGGGTTTCATCATACTCAAAAATCCCTCGGCGCAAAGGCTGACTCATAGCAAAGAGAATGCCTAGGGTTGACCCAGAAATCAAAGTACCCGTAACAATGGTTACTAAAACGGCAGTTTGTCGGGGGCGAAGATTAAATAAACTTAACCTGGCTTTACCCACCTTTGTCCCCAGGCGATCGCCCAGGGTAGCGAGTAAACCCCCTAAAAATAAAATCGAGACAATTAGAATAATGCCAATAGTCATGGGTAGCTACAGACAATCCAAGATCCAGCCTATCCCATCAGAGTAAAGGCGATCGCCCAAACCGTCAGAATTTACATGGGTGTTCAATTTAAGCAAACTGTTGACTCAGAACTACTGGATTATGTACCGTAATCTTCTTCTTATGGATAGAAATCATCTTTTCCGCTCGTAAATCACCCAGCAAACGGGTAACCGTGACTCGCGTAGAGCCGATCGCCTCGGCGATCGCCTGATGAGAGAGCTTTAGATCGATCGTAATTCCATCCTCGGAAGGAACCCCAAAATCTCGACATAAAATCAACAAAAAACTCACCAGTCGCGATCCCATATCCCGGTGAGCCAATGTCTCAATCATCATCTCCGTTTGTAAGATCCGAGAAGAAAGACCTTGCAGCATCACCATCGACAGCTCTGGATTTTGTTTAATCGTCTTCTCTACCCGATCGATGGGCAGAGAAAGCAATTCTACTGGGGTAAAGGCCACAGCATGATAAAATCGGTCGGAGCGATGGCCGGTAATTAAGGACAACACCCCGAAGACACTATTTTCCCGCAGGAGGGCTACAGTAATCTCCTCTCCAGCCTCATAAACTCTAGAGAGCTTAACCGCTCCTTTGAGCAGGAAATAAACCCGCTCGGCTGGATCGCCCGGAAAAAAGATGGTTTTACCACGCTCAAAGCTTTCCACCACTGGAGGAAAACCACCGCCACTCATTTGGCGAAACATAGCCGCTAGGGGTTTGTCATCACTGAGTACCATATTGCTTTACTTCGTAATGTGTGACTGTGCGATCGCGATAGCGTTGCGGAGCAATCTCGCTCTCCAACCAAGTGATCTGGTGAGCAGTGTATCACCTCCCACCACTGGCCTTAAAACAAATTTAACGGAGTTTTTAAATCAAGGTGTTATCTTAATCCGGGATGGATTGGTATGAGTTTAACGAATCTAGACCCATTCGTGGAAAACTCGACCCCAAAAAATCTCTGCCCACCCAGATCGGGCAGTCAGTCTGTATGAGATGATGCCAATAGACCCAAAAGAGTGTACGATGACCTCTTTTGGGATATCTCAGCTAGATTCTATTGACGATCAAACCATCATGCTCAATTTAACTGGAAAAAACGCGCTCATTTTAGGGGTTGCCAATAACCGCTCCATCGCTTGGGGAATTACCCAACAACTCCATCAAGCGGGGGCTAACTTAGGAATTACCTATTTACCGGACGAAAAAGACCGCTACCGCAAAAAAGTCCAAGATTTAGTTTCTCCCCTCAATCCCAGTCTATTTCTGCCCTGTGATGTGCAAAATGACGATCAGGTGGCCGAGATGTTCGAGACGGTGAAAAAAGAATGGGGCCATCTGGATATTCTGGTTCATTCTTTGGCCTTTGCGGGTAAAGATGAACTCACGGGAGACTTTAGCGATACGACGCGCTCTGGGTTTCTGAAAGCAATGGAAATTAGCACCTATTCTTTAACTCAGTTGTGCGCTCAAGCCAAGACTTGCATGGCTGAAGGGGGTTCTATTGTTACCCTGAGCTATTTGGGAGGGGTAAAGGTGATTCCCAATTACAATGTCATGGGTATAGCCAAATCGGGTTTGGAAATGAGTGTGCGCTATTTGGCTGCTGAGTTGGGGCCAAAAAATATTCGCGTCAATGCTATTTCTTCTGGGCCCATTCGCACGTTAGCTTCTTCAGCCGTGGGGGGTATTTTGGATATGATTAAGCATGTGGAAGAAATTGCTCCCCTACGACGGACTGTGACGCAAACGGAAGTGGGAAATACGGCTGCTTTTCTCTGTAGTGACCTGGCTAGTGGGATTACGGGACAGGTGATCTATGTGGATGCTGGATATGAAATTATGGGCATGTGATGGGAGTGAATCGGTCAAAAATGAGGAGCGCAATTTTATTCGGGATTTAACATCCCGGCAATTTGTACGACCCATTGCTGACGTTCCTGATGGTCGAGGGCTAAAATTTCTGCCCTAGACCAGTGAAAATGAAAGGCGATAAAGGCTACCTCCCGATACAACTGGGGTAGGGGGTAGCCGGTTACTCCCCCGATAGGACTAATTCAGCTTCTGCTGGGTTAATGGTGTTGTATAAATCGAGCAGGTAATCTAAATCGACGAGAAATAGGTTTTCTAAGGCTTCTGGCGTTACGGATGTGAGTGTACCGAGCTTCTCTATGGTGCGCGAGAGCATGACGAGAGTGCGATAATCTGGGTAGTCGGAGAGGTTCGGGTGGCGATCGCCCATTATTTCATCTTGTCCTGTCGCTAAACGGATCGCCCCTTCTCGATGCAAATTTCCTTGCTCATCCACCAACCCTTTCGGTAAGACAAAGCTAAACCCCATGAAATCATCCCTTTCTTCAGTCATTCTCTACCGGTTCCAACTCATTAATCTGACGATAAAAATCCTGAAGATAACTTAAATCCACAGCAAACATATTTTCTACCACAGCCGGGGAAATTTCCTGCAACGTCCCCAACTGAATAATCACCCGCGCCAAAATGATCACCGTCGCATAAGCTGGATTATCCATCACCCTCGGATCGCGCATCGGGATAATCTCATCCATCGCACGAGATAAGCGCATCTTTCCCTGACGGTGTAGATTACCTTCAGAGTCTAAATAGCCTTTCGGCAACGTAAAATCAAACTCAGTTTGCAGCATAGAGTCCTTTGAATTGATCGGTATATAGACCTGATTTTGCCCTCATCCCCCAGAAAATCCAGTCCCTCTCCCCTGGGAGAGGGATATAGGGAGAGGGCGCGATCGCCTATAAAATCACTTGAGTCTGTTTAATTCTTATAACGCTTCAACACTCATCATTGTTAATTGTTAATTGTTAATTGTTAATTGCCTACGGGGGCGAAACCCGCTTAAACACCTCACAAGCCATTTCCAACTCTTCGCAAGCGAGTTCTGAACTCGAAGCCGTGTTATCCGTGACACTATAGCTAATCGGCCAAGCATTTTCAAACTGAAACAGAGCGCCAATCTCTCCATTTTGGCGATAAACGGCGATCGACCCACTGCGGCGCTGCCTAGACCAATTTCCTTGTTGTACTGCATTCAGCCAATTCCAAAGGGTTTCTGAGCTACTTAATCCGCGTCTAAGGCTAATATTATCTACCGTTTTTTTCGCACCAGGCAGTTTAGAGGTATACAATCTGCCTCGCTTGGCTTTGCCCCAAGGTTCGGGAAAAATTTCTGTAAATTCTACTACTTCTTGAGCAACCTTAAATCCTTTACACTCCATAAATAGTCCATCTACCCCATCCTTTGAGCCATCTAACAGCAATTCCACGTAAAACCGGCAGGCCGTCAGAATTTCAGGGTACTTCAGTCTATTCTTAAAAGCATCTTTACTTTGTGCCATTTCTGTTTAAGCTTACGATCCATAAGATACTGGCAATGAAACCCATAAGACAAGGTATTAAAATACCCTGTCTTTTTTGTCATCTTTTGTAATTATACTGTTGGCACTGGTGCAATCTGTGTTCCTTCCGTCGGGACTTTTCTAATTCCAGTATGGCTAATTTCTATCGTTTCCTTAAATAAATCACTGCTGTCAGCGCCGGCTTGAGTTGTCGTATATTTAGCAGGAATAGCATCCATAATATTATACCTTGCGCCTTCCTTCCCATCCTGCTTATACATAATCAAAGAAGCATCGCCAACTTCTTGTACAGCAGTAGTTGTACCCCCAGTCATGGATGAGGGATGGGAGCTGGTATACCAGTTAATGAGCGCATCATTTTCTACTGTTGTGACAAACTCTAAGGTCATATTCTCATAGCTTACATGAGAAGGGGTAATCTGGGTTCCAGCGGCCACATTTTTGCCAGCATAAATGGCTTGTCCTTCGGCTGCGGGTTCAATGCTCATGGAAATGCCACTGACTTTTTGTAATTGTAGGGTGGTAATGCCTTTCAATTCAAAATAAAACCGGGCTTGGGTTAAATATTCCATAGTTGAATATCCTCTTTAGATAGTTAGGAGAAACGGAAAAAGGTACAGAGGTTAAGTTTCTAGTGCCTTGATGCAGCTCATTGGGTACTTTAGATGTTGGGTAATGCCCTCTCCCTATATCCCTCTCCCGTGGGAGAGGGACTTCTGCTCCCCTTCTCCTGCGGGAGAAGGGGCTGGGGGATGAGGGGCAGCCATTACATAATTCATTTAGGTTTGCTATAGCAAGTCCATTTGAGTTGTGAAATAGAAAAAGCCCTCTCCCTAAATCCCTCTCCCACGGGAGAGGGACTTTTCCCCTTCTCCTGCGGGAGAAGGGGGTAGGGGGATGAGGGGCAGCCATTACATAATTCATTTAGGTTTGCTATATTGCATCATTTTAGATGAAACCATCCACTAAGCTGCTTGTGACATGGCGACAACTTTGGTGATTCTCTCAGCCACAAACTCATAGGTTTCCATGACCAATTCCCCGGAAGTCGCATCGACATCAGAAACTGAATACTTTTTAATCCAAGCTCGGTCTAGATTCCATCGTAGAACTTCCTTATTACTAGGATCGTAGACAACCAGCGAACCGGATTTACGACTATTGGCCCAATTGCCACCGCCCCCTTCTTCTTTGGGCATGACTTCTATAAACCAGTCAAATAATCGCCGTGCTGCGCCTTGGGTATCATCATTGACATAAACTTCAATGGTCATGGAGGGGTTGGTTTCATAACCGGCGATCGTGGTATGTCTGGCTCCACCTTTTCTACCACTGTGAATGGGTTTGTCTCCACCGGTTACTTTACCTTCATAGGTTAGAGCTGCCATACTTTTGACTTCTAATTCTTCTAAGCCTTCAAAGTTTAGGTAAAATCGGTTGGCTGTCGTTGTATAAACGGGAGGCATGGTGTCACTGTCCTTTTACTGATATGTTTAGGAATTTGAATGCATGTATAGCATTTTCAAATGAGATGCCCTCTCCCTAAATCCCTCTCCCACGGGAGAGGGACTTTATTCACCCCTTCTCCCTTCGACTTCGCTCCCTTCGGCTACGCTCCCTTCGACTTCGCTCAGGGCAAGCAGGGCAAGCAGGGCAGCGCCTGCGGGAGAAGGGGTTGGGGGATGAGGGGGGGGATCAACCTTCGCCTTCAGCCGTCCACTGACTGATGCGGAAGATGACAAATTCAGCCGGTCGCACGGGAGCAATACCGACTTCTACATACAATCGACCGAGCATCATACTTTGGGGGGTATTGATATCGGCATCACATTTGACATAGAAGGCTTGCTCGGCACTTCCGCCCATCAATGCGCCCGATCGCCACAAATCGGTTAAGAAGCTGGTAATCGTCCGTTTAACCCGTTGCCACAAGTCCTCATCATTGGGTTCAAACACGACCCATTGCATTCCATTCTCGATGGATTTCTCGATGTAGCTCATCAAGCGGCGAACGTTGATATAGCGCCATTGAATATTATCCGGCTCAACCAAAGTTCTGGCTCCCCAAACCCGAATGCCTCGGCTGGGGAAGGGACGGATACAGTTAATTCCGGCCGGGTTGAGCAGTTCCTGTTCTCGGAAATTACAATCGTAGGCTAAACCCATCACCCCTCTGGGCACTTCGTTGGCGGGGGCTTTATACACGCCTCGCGTTTCATCGGTGCGAGACCAAACCCCGGCCATATAGCCACTGGGAGGAATAGCCACCGGGCGACCAGCATTTCTGGGATTGGGAACCCGAATCCAGGGATAATAGAGGGCGGCAAACTGGGAGCGGCGATTAAATTCTTCCCGCAGCCAACGACTGATTTCTTGGGGTTTTACCCGGTCTGGGGGGGGATCGAGAATCACCATCCGGTTGGGAGCATTGGGAATATCGCCATCGGCTGCGCCTTCACAGAGGCTGACCATGACATCCATGATGCCGTGGAGTTGGTCAATATTGATCAGTCCCGCTTCGTAGACTTTCATCAGATCGGGGCAAGCCATGATCGTCACTTCGTCAATCTCGAAGAGTCCGCGAACCCCGGTGCGGTCATCTCTTACCCCTTCGATGTGTTGGGAGAAGCGATCGGGGGGAGGCATCACCAGGGGAGGACTGATTTCATACACTCCATTACTGGGTCGCCGGGCAAGGGGCGAGCCAGTAATGGACAGGTCTACTGCCGCGATATATTCCGATTCTTCTAAGGCTGTCACTACATAATTGGCCACAGAAGTCTCGATTTGGGGATTCATGGTCAAGTTTTCAAACCGTTCGAGTTCTTCATCTCCTTGGGCGACGACTACGGTGAAAAATTCCCCGGTATTGGCGGTGATGGTTGTGCTAGAAGCTTCTGACTCTTCCGGTGGCGGTTTGGGTTCTCCGTCCATAATTTGTACCCGAACGGAGCGATCCACGGGGACAAGGCTAGAGACATTCTCGCCTGTGGTGGTTATATCGGAACCGGGACGGATGGAAAACTTGAGGGAGGGTCGATTTCCCCGGTTCGTAATGCTGGTTCCGGTTTCGGTGGCTTCGGGTTCTGGGGAACCGGGTAAGCGCGTGCCGATGCTGACGATCCAGCAACGGCCGCCGCCATTGAGGAACCATCCATAGACGCTTAAGGGGAGATAGGCTCCAAAGTCGGTAAACCCATCGGAGTTGGGTCGGCCAAAGTATTGTAGATATTGATCCCAGGTGGTGACCAACATGGGTTTAAAGGGTTCTGCGCCCCCTCGGATGTCTTCGGTAAAACCGACGAAGCCTCCCACAGCAGTCGGAACCCCTTCTATGGGACGACTGCCGCGATTGACTTCTTCGATATAAACACCGGGAGCGTAATAATCAAGTCTCGCCATAATGGATTCCTTCCGAATACCAAGTTACTGTGGAGATTTCCGGTTAAGAGATGACTTTATCCAAAAACGGAGATCAAAATCAAAAAAAATAGGGAGTTTTTCCTAAATAACTCTTGACCACGATAACTGCAACGATACAATAACGGAATTCTAAATGGCTAGTTCTTTAAGAGATTTTTTTGAAGGTTTACTTTTTTTAACTCTTCTTAATAATTGATAACAATTGAGTAAAAATATCCATAAAAAAGGATAAAACTTAATCCATAGATCGATGACCGATCCTAGGCTAAGATAGCGGCTAAGACCCCATGAGTTATTCTGGGGCAGAGTTTAACTCCGGAATGGCTAGAGAATTGAAGCGAGTGAGTGAATTGAATGGCTAATTATTTAGCGATCGCCACGGCCACAGCGACCATGCAGCGCATTATTCAACAAGCGATACAAACGGATGTGGATGGTTCTAGGGTAACTACGGTGCGCCCGGATGGTGCGGGGGGCGGTATCCCAGAGACTGGGGTTAATCTTTATTTATACCACATCAAACGCAATCCGGCTCTAACAAATCAAGATACTCCCAACTTTCAAAGACGGGGGGATATGGTTAAGCGCAGGCAAGCCGCCCTAGATTTATTTTACGTGATTTCTTGTTATGGGAATGATGCAGAATTAGAACCGCAACGACTTTTAGGGTGTGTGGCTCGTGCGCTAGAAGACCAATTGGTTTTTACACCGCAAATGATTCAGGAAACGATTAACGATCCGACGTTTGACTACTTAGAAGGGTCGGATTTAGCTGACCAAATTGAACAAATTCGGGCGGAATTCATCTCTGTTTCTACGGATGAACTCTCGAAAATTTGGTCGGTCTTTTTCCAGACTCCCCATGCTTTATCGGTGGTCTATAAAATTAGTGTGATTCTGATTGAAAGCGATGTATCGGCTAAATCTGCACTACCAGTGCGCGATCGCCGCATGATCGGCGGCCCCTTCCCCAAACAACCCATGGTCGATCAAGTCGTCAATACCACGGGCAAATATATGCCGATTTTAGCCAACAGTACCCTCCGTATTCGCGGACGATTCCTTTCCCATTCCGTCACCCAAGTGCGGATCAATCAAGCGGAAGTGACTCCGCAAATTATCAACGACACCGAATTAAGTCTTCCCCTGCGTCTGGTTCCCAATAGCCATTTGCGGGCCGGAGTTCAGTCCCTGCAAGTGATTCATCCCCAACTTCCCTCCCTTCCCTCTCAAAATGGTCGCTCTCGTCCCCGTCGCAGTGCCACGACTGAACCCATTCAAAAAGTGGAATCTAATGTTTTTCCGTTTGTGATCCGGCCGAGTTTTCTGGGTTATGAACTGGTAGACATAGAAGGAACGGAAGAAGACCGACGCTTGGGTAAAGTGATTATTCGCACTAACCTCACCATTGGGCCGGGTCAGCGAGTAGTGCTGATGCTGAATGAATATTCTAGCGAAAGTGCGATCGCCTATCTCTTCAACAGTACCCCCATTCGCGACAATACCCGCACCCCAATCATTCCCATCAGCAACGTACAACCTGGAGACTATTTTGTTCGCATTCAAGTTGACGGTGCAGAGAGCTTATTAGATGTGGATCTCGATCCCAATAGTCCCACCTATGAACAATATATCGGCCCCATTCTCACCTTGGAATGATTTCATACAGCGCTTTCTTCTCTGGTTGTGGGAATGGGGAGACGGGGAAGACATTCCCTATTCCCTATTCCCCATTCCCTATTCCCTATTACCGCGCGAAGCGCTATAAACCGTGACTGATTTATTCAACACCACCTGGCAAAACGAAAATCAACAGGCTTTAATCCAAGCGTTGGCACAACTGCAAACCAGGATTTCGGACTTCGTCCGACATGAAAATGACAAAATGAGTAAGGAATCTTCTACTAGGGAGGTCGTCACAGAGGAAGGTGAATCCATTCCCGATCTAGAGGAGTCTGAGTTTGCCCTGGATCAGTTGTGCAGTACGTTTAATCTTTCCAGTTTTGAACGGGATATTTTACTCTTGTGTGCGGGTGCAGAGTTAGATGAACAGTTTTTAGAATGGTTGAGCCACTTACAAGGAACGGGGCAGAAATCTTACCCGACGTTTGGGTTGGCGCTGAAACTGTTGGATCGCCCCCATTGGAGCGCCTTAACTCCGGAATCTCCCTTACGGTATTGGCGCTTAATTGAATTGGGAGCGGGGCCGTCGTTTACCCTCAGTCCCCTAAGAATTGATGAGAGTATTCTGCATTATTTGGCGGGAATAAAAACCCAACCGTTGCAGCTTGAAGCGTTGATCCGATCGCTGGAAATATCTGTATCCTTAATGGAACATGACCATGAGTTGATCCAAACGTTGGTGGATACCTGGGTGGGTGCGGCTAATGGGCAGGAGTTTCCCTTGGTACAATTATGTGGGGAAGATAGTCAGAGTAAACAGGCGATCGCCGCTACCGCATTTTCCAGCCTCAATTTAACCCTCCATCATCTCGATCCGGCTCAACTTCCCTCTAGTCCTCATGATGTCCATCAACTGCTGAGATTATGGCATCGGGAAGCCTTTCTGAAAGGGTATGCGCTGTTGATTAACTGCGATCGCCTGTCCACTCCCCTGAACCAAAACCTCGCCCTAATCAAGCTTATTCAAGAGATTAGCACGCCGGTGATTCTGACGAGTGGCGATCGCCTCTCCATCCCC includes these proteins:
- a CDS encoding phage tail protein; the protein is MPPVYTTTANRFYLNFEGLEELEVKSMAALTYEGKVTGGDKPIHSGRKGGARHTTIAGYETNPSMTIEVYVNDDTQGAARRLFDWFIEVMPKEEGGGGNWANSRKSGSLVVYDPSNKEVLRWNLDRAWIKKYSVSDVDATSGELVMETYEFVAERITKVVAMSQAA
- a CDS encoding phage tail sheath family protein; protein product: MARLDYYAPGVYIEEVNRGSRPIEGVPTAVGGFVGFTEDIRGGAEPFKPMLVTTWDQYLQYFGRPNSDGFTDFGAYLPLSVYGWFLNGGGRCWIVSIGTRLPGSPEPEATETGTSITNRGNRPSLKFSIRPGSDITTTGENVSSLVPVDRSVRVQIMDGEPKPPPEESEASSTTITANTGEFFTVVVAQGDEELERFENLTMNPQIETSVANYVVTALEESEYIAAVDLSITGSPLARRPSNGVYEISPPLVMPPPDRFSQHIEGVRDDRTGVRGLFEIDEVTIMACPDLMKVYEAGLINIDQLHGIMDVMVSLCEGAADGDIPNAPNRMVILDPPPDRVKPQEISRWLREEFNRRSQFAALYYPWIRVPNPRNAGRPVAIPPSGYMAGVWSRTDETRGVYKAPANEVPRGVMGLAYDCNFREQELLNPAGINCIRPFPSRGIRVWGARTLVEPDNIQWRYINVRRLMSYIEKSIENGMQWVVFEPNDEDLWQRVKRTITSFLTDLWRSGALMGGSAEQAFYVKCDADINTPQSMMLGRLYVEVGIAPVRPAEFVIFRISQWTAEGEG
- a CDS encoding DUF4255 domain-containing protein, which encodes MANYLAIATATATMQRIIQQAIQTDVDGSRVTTVRPDGAGGGIPETGVNLYLYHIKRNPALTNQDTPNFQRRGDMVKRRQAALDLFYVISCYGNDAELEPQRLLGCVARALEDQLVFTPQMIQETINDPTFDYLEGSDLADQIEQIRAEFISVSTDELSKIWSVFFQTPHALSVVYKISVILIESDVSAKSALPVRDRRMIGGPFPKQPMVDQVVNTTGKYMPILANSTLRIRGRFLSHSVTQVRINQAEVTPQIINDTELSLPLRLVPNSHLRAGVQSLQVIHPQLPSLPSQNGRSRPRRSATTEPIQKVESNVFPFVIRPSFLGYELVDIEGTEEDRRLGKVIIRTNLTIGPGQRVVLMLNEYSSESAIAYLFNSTPIRDNTRTPIIPISNVQPGDYFVRIQVDGAESLLDVDLDPNSPTYEQYIGPILTLE